The sequence GGGTCCCATTACCATCTCTACTCGCAACGCAAAGTTTCGACTATTTTCGTGGAGATCGTGGCCTCGTGGGGAGTACTGGAGTGGAAGAACCCAAACGGCCACAAGAAACCGAAACCGACGGTGGGCAGCGTCGCGatggcctcgccggcgcggcggcccggGTACCGTCGGCTCGACGACGCCCAGGAGCTGGCActccccgacgacctcctcgcGGAGGTCCTGATCCGCCTCCCGTCCCTCGCCGACCtcggccgcgcctccgccgcttgCGCCTCCTTCCGCCGCGTCGCCACCGACCCGgccttcctccgccgcgcgcgcgcgctccacCCGCCGTCGCTCCTCGGGTTCTGTGCCTCGCCCGGCGGGTTCCACCCCGCCGAGCCGCCCCACCCgtccgcgcccgccgcccgcgccgtgctccgcgccgccgacttCGGCTTCTCGTTCCTCCCGTCCCCGCTCAGCTGGGTCGTCCGTGACGTCCTCGACGGCCGCTTCCTGCTCGACCGCGACGGCGGggaaggcggcgccgccctGAGGATCCTCGCCGTGTGCGACCCCCTGTTCCGGCGGTACACGCTGCTCCCCCAGATTCCTGAAGACCTAGCCGCCTCCGtccgccggcgaccgcgccgcgGCGTGGCTCCCAACGGCAGATTCGATACCTTCTTTGCTCCGATCGGCGAAGAggagcgcgccgcggcggcgatggctgaGACCTCATTCAAGGTGATCTGGATTGCGCAGTGCCCAGATAAGCTTGTGGCCTTCGTCTTCTCTTCAGTCACTGGACAGTGGCGAGCCACTGCATCTCCCTGCTGGGGCGATCTGAGCCCTGCCTTCTCGCGCCCCGCTTGCCGCTCCCTGTTGCGCCGCAGCTACGCATACGGCTGCTTCTACTGGATGATGGGTGACTCGGGGAATCTGCTTGTGCTCGACATGTGTAAGATGAATTTCTCCGTTGTCAAGCTCCCATCGAGCCCGCCTGGTCGTGACATTGTGGAATGTGCCATCGTAGAGGCAGGAGAAGGCAAGATTGGGATGTTTGCTTTCTGTAATTGCATCGACATTTATGCACTCGAGCTCTATTCTACAACCATGCAAAATGAAGGAAGAGTTGCCAGCAAGTGGAGTTTTGAGAGTGCAATTTTAATGCCTTCTCGGGATGGATTTCGCGTGCTAGGTGTGACTGGCAAGGAATTGTGCTTACAAGTTTCTCCTATTTGTGTGAGCGGATGTTATTTGCTGGAGTTCAGCACAAATCCAAGTTGCAAGAAACTTGAGTTTGTCCGGAGGGTGATCAGGGGTGTTCGAACTTCTCTGCCATTCATGTATGTCGGCTACCCACCATCTTTATCATCACCAAGCATATGAAGCGGTAAGCTTGCTCTTTTCCTGCTCAGCTGTTTGCAAGAACTGTGAAAATTTGTGTTATGATGGTAATACTAGAGGTTTAGAATGTCTTTATAGATCTTCTGTTCTAGGAAACGACTTAATGCAACTGCATCAACAATCCCTCTTTAATATAGTCAAAtatttagcctttttttttcctttcctggtTTGACAGTTAGTACTAAGCAATTAGTGCTATATGTAACTCTTCTCCAGAATAGATGTTTGGTAGTGTTAAAAAGCTACATCCTTTCTTTCTGTGTTAACTGTTAAGTACTGAACAACGTGACCATACTTTCTACATTGTCGGCTTTTGTGTCCTGGTCAAAGAGTGTTCTGAGGCTGTTCACCAGGGAGGGGGAACTAGGACTCTAATCTCTAGAGGGGATGTCACCTTATGCACATATATTCCTTAGATGTAATGTATATAGTTGGCCcggaaaattttgatatatgcCACTCCAAAATTTGTAATCTTTTCAAAATTCTGAAAATGATGTAGGAGTAACTACATAAATTATTGTGTTATATAGCACTGTACACAAAAAAGAATCATGTCAAACTTCTATATATCActgaaaaaccaaaaaaaaagggataaatTTTGCTGCGAATTGTGCAGGACAATGCagatcttttgttttttctcaaaCACTGTGGGATGGTTTGTATCTATTGTGTAACATTGTCTAATTTTTCCATAacttttcataactatttacaTTACTTTTTCGCAATGATGGAACATCCCCTTAAGGGTTTGAAACATTTTCCCCATGGAGGGGTTACATTCACAGGCAAAATTGATTTCAACTACTAGTTTACTAGCTACGAAATACTTCCAGGTCTGGTTATTCGAGTATCTGGGAGTTATGTGATTATTCATTTTTGTAGTTAAGCTTCTGTGGTTATTGAACTTCTGTTCATTGTTGTTGTGGGCTTATGGTATTCAACTTCTGTTCATTTTTTGCTGTGGGCTTATAGCTTTTGTCCTGGTTGTTGCTTGCAAATAGCATCATGGTCATAAGTCATGTATCTTGCAGAGTACTGAGGGGATCACTATGCCCACCACTCAACATCACACAGCTTGACAATGTCGCAGGCTACAATTCGTTTTGGGGCAAAGTCAGCGGAAACAAAACGGCAGCATTCCTGAGTAGCAGCATTGTTGTTTCTGCTGACTTTGCCACACACCGAATTGTAGCCTGCGACGATGTTAAGATATTACATGCCTTAGCACAGTATCCCTGCTAACTCATTTTGTGCATCACCCAATCACTAACAATTTATCAATAATCCATCATTGGCATTGAACCAATCATCTGTTCTTCCCATCCAACAGGCAACTAATACAATTTTGATTAAATCCTTCAAATGATAAGGGTCACTCAATAAGCATCTTTTACTTCCATTTCCTAGTTAAATGTTCATATTTGTGGTAGGTTCATTCCCTTTTCATATGGCCACATAAGGCAATGTTCTGATATTTTTATAGAAGACTAGTAGTAAACACTGCCAGTTTTTCACTGTTCTGTTGAGAAATAAGAATGACGGTTTAAGTAATGATGAGCgcttttttaaataagaaagtTGCTTATCATGAGCCCTGATTTCAACTATCATGTTGCTTAAGTAAAGTGTAAAGATGGGGTTCTATCCAAACCAAAAACAACTCGTTACTACAGATCACTACAGAATACACGTCAGCAATTGCCACAGCAACTTGTCTGCTATCGATAGTATCAACTTTGTTACTGCTTGGATGGAAAACTATTAATTCCTTCCATCATGTGTAGCTATCATTTTTATGATTGCATAATAGGTTCAACTAACTGCAACTGCAAATTTGGGCACAATCAGATATTCAAAGATATCATTGAGTTAGGTGTTATAtgatattagtttttttttcaacgtaTAGCACTGCATCATGCTTAATTATTTGATCTATGAGAAAAGATATTTGAAAATCAAAATGAAGATACCACAGTCACAAGAATCTATCAGAAAAGTAACATAAGATAATATTGTAGAATGTCCGAGTACTCTTACGTTACATGCAATTCATATAGGTGAATAGTTGTGATGACTTGAATATTCATGTTTGTAGTACTTTGCTGACATGATTATGCAGTAATGCTTGTGCCAACATGTTTGCCACACCTTTGAACTGAAGTGTATGCTCAACTTCCAGAATAATGATTTTCC is a genomic window of Oryza glaberrima chromosome 7, OglaRS2, whole genome shotgun sequence containing:
- the LOC127778970 gene encoding uncharacterized protein LOC127778970, with protein sequence MASPARRPGYRRLDDAQELALPDDLLAEVLIRLPSLADLGRASAACASFRRVATDPAFLRRARALHPPSLLGFCASPGGFHPAEPPHPSAPAARAVLRAADFGFSFLPSPLSWVVRDVLDGRFLLDRDGGEGGAALRILAVCDPLFRRYTLLPQIPEDLAASVRRRPRRGVAPNGRFDTFFAPIGEEERAAAAMAETSFKVIWIAQCPDKLVAFVFSSVTGQWRATASPCWGDLSPAFSRPACRSLLRRSYAYGCFYWMMGDSGNLLVLDMCKMNFSVVKLPSSPPGRDIVECAIVEAGEGKIGMFAFCNCIDIYALELYSTTMQNEGRVASKWSFESAILMPSRDGFRVLGVTGKELCLQVSPICVSGCYLLEFSTNPSCKKLEFVRRVIRGVRTSLPFMYVGYPPSLSSPSI